In Vicugna pacos chromosome 27, VicPac4, whole genome shotgun sequence, one DNA window encodes the following:
- the MCEE gene encoding methylmalonyl-CoA epimerase, mitochondrial encodes MARVLAGTAVGLFSRLQTPVPTVKTFSTSQSSLQVPGAIWNLGQLNHVAVAVPDLEKAKALYKDVLGAQVSEAVPLPEHGVSVVFVNLGNTKIELLHPLGSDSPVAGFLQKNKAGGMHHVCIEVDNINAAMADLKAKKIRILSEEAKIGAHGKPVIFLHPKDCGGVLVELEQA; translated from the exons ATGGCGCGTGTGTTGGCTGGCACCGCAGTAG GGCTCTTTTCCAGACTTCAGACTCCAGTTCCAACAGTAAAAACTTTTTCCACGTCACAGTCCTCGCTTCAAGTGCCCGGTGCTATCTGGAATCTCGGTCAACTCAATCATGTAGCAGTGGCAGTGCCAGACCTGGAAAAGGCCAAGGCACTTTATAAGGATGTTCTGGGGGCCCAGGTAAGTGAGGCGGTCCCTCTTCCTGAGCATGGAGTGTCCGTTGTTTTTGTCAACCTGGGAAATACCAAGATAGAGCTGCTTCATCCATTGGGAAGTGACAGTCCAGTTGCAGGTTTTCTGCAGAAGAACAAGGCTGGCGGAATGCATCATGTCTGCATTGAG GTGGATAATATAAACGCGGCTATGGCGGACTTGAAAGCAAAGAAGATTCGTATTCTAAGTGAAGAGGCCAAAATAGGAGCACATGGAAAACCAGTGATTTTTCTCCATCCTAAAGACTGTGGTGGAGTCCTTGTGGAATTGGAGCAAGCTTGA